The genomic segment ctctaggttaatattctgggttgagccctgatgTGTGCTGTTTTACAAAAGAAAGTTAGACATTATACATTGGCAGCAGTAACAGAGCTTGCAGTGCTAAAATATTTTTGATAATGAACTACCTGAGATTATAGTGCAGTTTAGTGAATATTTTTATCTCTTGTGGTGAATAGTGTTGATTTCTAAAACCctttacaacaacaacaacaacaacctgagtccagtagtccagtccagtgaatggatacaccctgaTTGTTACATACTAATGGACTTAGGAACATTCTGCATGACTTGTTTAAGGATACATGTTATGCTGAACACAAGCCTACACATGTGTTAACATCAAGCAAATTATGTAGCACATAAACCAAACCCAAACAGTACATGCTCACTGCCATAAAATCATTGTAAATGGCTTCACCATTATATGCATAAATTGACCAGAAAATTTTAGTTTGACCTAACAGAATAGTTCATCATGACATCTACTGCAACATTTAAACAGCAGTAaactatacacacacatgcgcgtGCTACACAATCAAACCTGGGAAATTTGCTGCTGCATAATACAGTAAGGTAGTTATACAGGCAACCACGATCAAAAGGATTGTTGACACCACGAAACTTTCCTGTGACATGTTCATTTGTTGTCCTGCCCTTACAAAGAAGGCCAATGTGGAAACCAGTTAATCCCACTACTGGAACAAACACCAAAGCTCCAACAACAAGCAAAATAATACTAGCACATTTGTTAAGAattaaattacaagtacaaGGCAACATAAAAGCTACACATGTATTTATATTACTGCATGACACAAACGAGAGACCAATCCAAATTACAGCAGGTTACCAGGAGGTTACAAAGCAACCAGTGTAGTTGGCATGGAGAAGCAAGTTAGGTGGTCAAATCTCATTGTTTGTACTGACATCAtagcatgcacacatacaagcTGTACATGTATTCTATTTTATTAGTTTTAGGATACTCAACAATAACTTCATCAAGATTGTCTCGTGAGAGGATGATGGACAGCAGACCAAATCCAATTCCACAAACAATCATTACTGTCAGTGAAttgacaaagaagaagaaaTACTTGTAATTTCTTTTGCCAACACAGTTGTCTACCCATGGACAGTGGTGATCAAAATTCTGTGAATAAATAAAGTGCATCATCACGTATGGTAAATCTTTAGGGGTCCTTTTGTTCTACAAGAGACTACAGTGGAAGcagacacttgaaaatgaggacaccttcGTAATCTGGACTAGTGCTCAGCAATATACCAATCTTTTAGTTAAACTGTGGTATGTCTCTAATTTGGACACTTGGTAATAGTCTCACAATATTCAAGGTACACAGGTTTCAGCAGTATAATTCATTTTGGAGGCACATACCTTCCTGGACAATTGTACTTACAGTGTACTGACCTCCACATaaacacactgcacacacacactgacctCTACACAATTGTCACATATACTACAGTGGGAACATCTTGGGGGCCGATAAAATCGACACGTTTCACACCATTTCATCTTCACTTGTACCCCATTTATCTCCAATGTCCTGTACAATGGCTGTCTAAAATCATCCTCTTCATCAGAATGTTCTACAAAGCCACATGAGAAGCACCCACACATTATGATCAATCACATTAATGAACAGACTAATAAAACCACAATAATGATTGTCAATAGCAAGTGGAGACTATATGGTCTGTAAAATAAGATTTGCTTTCTTAAAACAGAAACCAATTGGAGCCATGCATCTGAGTTACCCAGTGAAAGCATTAGTCTTACTCTAAATCTCCTAAAATAATCACAAAGAAAATATCAACATCCTTACAAAATATACACATAGAATCGCaagcacacacactacatacatgtgGACACACATATTACGTACCTCTAGGATATATTCCAGGGTCTACAAATGAGGCAAGGAGGAAGGTGGAACAGACAAACAAGTACAGCACAACCATAAACACCGTGCCAAGAATTGGTACTAACGCTCTCAGTCCATCATCCATGTATTTATCAAAAATATTTCTCATCCTGAAGGGAAAAATAAGGGATTGTGTGCGGTGCAATCTCGCCCAAACGTGTGATAAGTGAGTTAGCTAGATAAATGCACGTCCATGGTAATCAACAGTTTCAGTACAAATTGGTATCACAGGGCGATTTTCACAGTTTTTTAGCTTCAGATACAGGTACCGTACACTTATTGCGGTGCAGCCATAGTTGGGTGTGAATCCCGCACATCCCCGCTTGAGGCATCCCCTTGTTGAGATAAACTTAAAACAGATTTCGTAATTAAACAACCTAGACTTAGATACTCACACTAACAAACGTATCCGTTATATATTAAATCGCTAACAAAGCAGATTCTCCCAGTGTAAACACATGAACTTACGGGAACATAAAGAACAGTAGTCCACCAGTTATCAGCAAGGCGCTGGACACAATAAAAGGAATTTGTTTCGAAGACAAGGTACAACCTGGCATGGTGACCACACGTAACCACTACAAGTTTACGCTAACACACTATTCGCTACGATAACTTAGAACAAGACATCGACACGACAGACCGCACTAAATAATAAGATTCATATGCTAAGCGCGTATAAAATATTCAGTGATCTCAACTTCGATAATGGCTAATGCCGAAGGTATTTATCGTACTGTAGACAGTTTGAAGAACTTCCTAATAAGGTGAATTAGTGCTAGTGTGCAGAAAAGCTACTGTATGGGAATATAACACCTTAGGGTACAATTACGAAAGGTTACGGGGGTTGATATCTCCGTACACGACCCACTACAGCCACAGCAAGAATCAGAGGAACTGGGGGCAGCTACCAGTAAGAACAATTTTCTGCCATTTTTGTTTGTCAGCAAAATTGTAGGACCTGATGAAGAAGAGTGGGTGTTTCGATGGCAGCAAAAAGCTTTTAGTGAAGTGAGAAAGTTAAAATCTCTGCTGAATACTGTAATTTGTTACTAGCATGAAGAAGAGATCTTTGCTGATCAATTTAATTGTGTGACAGCCCTGCACGAACGTTATCATGAGGATGTAGTGAAACTGAGGTGATTATAATATCAAGTATTGTTTGTGAACATGTTCCCttggtgcatgcatgtgtgtcaactttactcacattgctcagTTTACCCAGCTatataatggggacctggtagcCTGGcatcaactggggaagcagtacacccagctgtaatatcaatgggtacctggtgtttattGGGGAAAAAATTCCCTTGTCTCATTTGGGGGTGTTGGGGTCATtatggaactttgggttccgcgacctccatgagacctggacagtcctcctgcgaaTTACTAGCCCTGCTCCGGAGGATTTACCTGTGCAAAGCTGAGTGGTAcacagtgctggttcactggacaGTAATAGCTATGTTTTGCATGGCTACCTAGGctttgctgtgtgtgtgtgtgtgtgtgtgtgtgtgtgtgtgtgtgtgtgtgtgtgtgtgtgtgtgtgtgtgtgtgtgtgtgtgtgtgtgtgtgtgtgtgtgtgtctttttAAGGTGGTTCACTTGCTTCAAGCTTGCAACTTGGGATGTGTTTTTGCACAAGTAATGGCTAGAGAGGGTTTAATGTATTCCCAGGGAGCAGTCTCTACTCTGGGTCCATTTTGTTTGCTACTTGGAACATCCGCACTCTGAAGAGTGCTGGAAATGATCGAAGGATCTAAATCTAATCTCAAATTTTGCCATCTTACTGTCCACAGGTCCTTGATAGAAAATTAGATTATTTGGTTGAAGAGTTGAAAAAGTTGAATGTGGCAGTTGCTGGTATACAAGAAACCAAATTGTTTGGACAGGATTTACTTGTTTCATTTAGGGAAGTTTGCCTGCAGCTGGTGATGGTGAACCACTCTTAAGAAATGAAGGTGTAGGTGGCTGTCAGTTCTAGCTTCACTGCAGATTGTGCAGCATGAACATCAGCCCTGGCTCATATTTGAGACAAAGCAGTCAATTTCCTTATTTTCTGAAACCATCCCCCCTTCTCCCACAACCACCACCAGGCCTGGCGTCAACTGACAGCTGTCAATTAAGACTGGTGTTGCAGTATCCTGATTACCCACAGCAGTATTACATTAGCTAACAGATTAATTGCTATATATTGTACAGTAGGGTTGGGCagt from the Dysidea avara chromosome 13, odDysAvar1.4, whole genome shotgun sequence genome contains:
- the LOC136243015 gene encoding palmitoyltransferase ZDHHC5-A-like, with translation MPGCTLSSKQIPFIVSSALLITGGLLFFMFPMRNIFDKYMDDGLRALVPILGTVFMVVLYLFVCSTFLLASFVDPGIYPREHSDEEDDFRQPLYRTLEINGVQVKMKWCETCRFYRPPRCSHCSICDNCVENFDHHCPWVDNCVGKRNYKYFFFFVNSLTVMIVCGIGFGLLSIILSRDNLDEVIVDIILLVVGALVFVPVVGLTGFHIGLLCKGRTTNEHVTGKFRGVNNPFDRGCLYNYLTVLCSSKFPRYMHYEMKPYAPSSTQSRPAHNKVVLKRESEAIHVGCVTEGMERDNGISYNSATAQCGIPQNGTLSPQLGNGQEDDSAFVQPPEYHHYDVVGTQTAPPPYPPSTTGAPSVRHDSVRSDTTIESARNAPVILMEDEV